The Bacillus sp. Marseille-Q1617 genome has a segment encoding these proteins:
- a CDS encoding DUF3949 domain-containing protein: MDEMYSVGLLIASVLFVITLVMIPIQYRYIKAMEEEKKKKKRESGEAFDNMPFGEAFLHQNAQSNPLFLPANLIAYLIYRVKHKDR, from the coding sequence ATGGATGAAATGTATTCTGTCGGGTTGCTCATTGCATCGGTTTTGTTTGTCATAACGCTTGTCATGATTCCTATTCAATATCGTTACATTAAGGCAATGGAAGAGGAAAAGAAAAAGAAAAAGCGCGAATCCGGTGAGGCCTTTGATAACATGCCTTTCGGAGAAGCATTCCTTCACCAAAATGCCCAAAGTAACCCTCTATTTCTACCAGCCAATTTGATTGCCTATTTAATTTACAGAGTGAAACATAAAGATAGATGA
- the putP gene encoding sodium/proline symporter PutP, which yields MDIATLVTFIVYLVGMLAIGIISYRLTSNLSDYVLGGRSLGPGVAALSAGASDMSSWLLLGLPGLAYAIGLGSIWLSIGLVIGAYLNWRFVASRLRAYTEVADDSITVPDYFENRFKDGSRLLRVISAVIILVFFTFYTSSGLVGGALLFQETFGMTYNTALWIGAIVIISYTFLGGFLAVSWTDFVQGILMFLALIVTPIVAITELGGWNATVDAVRSVDPANLDTMNTMTVMGVISLLAWGLGYFGQPHIITRFMALRSTKDVPKARWIGMSWMTISMIGAVITGFAGIAYFADAPLITGDVDNSEKVFIFFTDVLFNPWVSGILLAAILSAIMSTIDSQLLVSSSALAEDFYKAIIRKNASDKELVWVGRIGVLLIAFIAILLAMQGNPANGGGTKILDLVSYAWGGFGAAFGPIILLSLYWKGMTRNGALAGMITGAVTVVVWKQLTVAGAIPFELYEIVPGFFLAMLAIVIFSKVGPQPSEEVKAEFDEAVAKDIVK from the coding sequence ATGGATATAGCTACTTTAGTCACGTTTATCGTATATTTAGTTGGAATGCTTGCAATTGGTATTATTTCGTACAGATTAACAAGTAATTTATCGGATTATGTTCTTGGAGGACGTAGTTTAGGACCGGGGGTAGCAGCATTAAGTGCTGGTGCATCTGATATGAGTTCATGGTTATTGCTTGGACTTCCTGGTCTGGCTTATGCAATTGGATTAGGTTCCATTTGGTTAAGTATTGGGTTGGTAATTGGTGCTTATTTAAACTGGAGATTCGTTGCTTCAAGGCTTCGTGCTTACACGGAAGTTGCAGACGATTCAATCACGGTTCCTGATTATTTTGAAAATCGTTTTAAAGATGGATCTCGTCTTCTTCGTGTCATTTCAGCAGTAATCATTCTGGTATTCTTTACCTTCTATACATCTTCTGGTCTTGTAGGCGGAGCGTTATTATTCCAGGAAACGTTTGGTATGACTTACAATACTGCATTATGGATTGGTGCCATTGTAATCATTTCTTATACTTTCCTTGGAGGATTCTTGGCGGTAAGTTGGACTGACTTTGTACAAGGGATTCTGATGTTCCTTGCATTGATCGTGACTCCGATTGTTGCGATCACTGAGCTTGGCGGCTGGAATGCGACAGTGGATGCTGTACGTTCAGTTGACCCTGCGAACCTTGACACAATGAACACGATGACTGTAATGGGTGTTATTTCATTATTGGCATGGGGTCTTGGTTACTTTGGCCAGCCTCACATCATCACACGCTTTATGGCATTGCGTTCAACAAAGGATGTGCCAAAGGCACGCTGGATCGGTATGAGCTGGATGACGATCTCCATGATCGGGGCAGTCATTACAGGATTTGCGGGAATTGCATACTTTGCAGATGCTCCATTAATTACTGGAGATGTCGATAACTCTGAGAAAGTATTCATCTTCTTTACAGATGTCCTGTTTAACCCTTGGGTTTCAGGTATCCTGTTAGCAGCAATCCTGTCTGCTATCATGAGTACAATTGACTCTCAATTACTTGTGTCTTCAAGTGCTTTAGCGGAAGACTTCTATAAAGCGATCATCCGTAAAAATGCTTCTGATAAAGAGCTAGTATGGGTAGGTCGTATCGGAGTGCTTCTGATTGCTTTCATCGCCATTCTGCTTGCTATGCAAGGGAACCCGGCAAATGGAGGCGGAACGAAGATCCTTGATCTTGTAAGTTATGCATGGGGTGGATTCGGTGCTGCATTCGGACCAATCATCCTATTGTCTCTATACTGGAAAGGCATGACACGCAACGGTGCGCTTGCTGGTATGATCACTGGAGCTGTAACAGTCGTTGTGTGGAAGCAGCTTACAGTAGCAGGAGCAATTCCTTTCGAATTATATGAAATCGTTCCAGGATTCTTCCTGGCAATGCTTGCGATCGTCATCTTCAGTAAGGTTGGACCACAGCCAAGTGAAGAAGTTAAAGCTGAATTTGATGAAGCTGTTGCAAAAGATATTGTAAAATAA